The Candidatus Eisenbacteria bacterium nucleotide sequence CGCGAAGGCGTTCAGCACCTCCGCGTCCCGCGCGAACCGGGAGACCACCTCCCCGTTCTCGCGCTGGTCGAGGTAGAACCCGGTCTTCTGGCCGGCCTTCACGTCGACAAGAAAGCGGTTCGGCCCTTCCCGCACCTCGATTCGATCAGGGGGCTCGCGCCCCGCGAGAACACCGACCGCCGGCTCCAGCCCCTCCTTCGCGCGGGAGAGGACATCCGAACGCTCGTAGATCCCCTCGGGCGCGAGGATCTCGCCGAGCGCCTTCACGATTTCCTCTTTCCAACACTCGACGCCGGCCGACGCGAACTGGCACACGAGGAATGCGTCGTAGCGATCAACGACGAGGCCCGGGAGTCCGTCCGCCTCGGCGTTCACCACGCGGTACGCATTGACCATTGAATGATCAAGGATCGTCCGGCGGAATGCGGCGGCTCTCTCGATCCGCGCGCGGAAGAACGCGGGCCCGACCGTCTCGTTCGGATCGAAGGTCCAGACGCGCGCGGCGATCTGCGAGCGAGGGGAGAAGGCGGCCCGCGCGAGGAGCGCGCGGTTCTCGCCGAGGACATCCGCCGTTTCGCCGGCCGACGGGCTTCCCTCGACCGCTCCGACGGCGCCCGAGAAGATCCACGGGTGGCGACGGAGAAGGGCTTTCCGCCCGGTTGGCTTCAGGATGAGAGAGGGCATCGCGGCTCGAAGAGGGTCTCTCCGCCTCGTCTCGGCCGGCGCCGCACCAGGCGGGAATCCTCATGTTGTTCAGGACGGCCTGGTTTGCGCGCGTTTTCGTCGCGAGGACGCGGAGCGCGTCTGCGGCAAGAACGCGCTTAAACGGTCGCCTTGTGAATCATCCGCTTCAGGTGATGGATCCGGCGGCGCACGAACTTGAGTTGTTTCGAATCGCGCGCGCGAAGGGCTTCGTCGCGCTTCGCGCGGAGCGCGCGGATCTTCGCCTTCACATCGGCCTTGTTGATCCCCACCACCCGGTGATGCGCGCGCGTGTCGATCCCGAGCGCCGCGCAAATCGCCTTCACGAGGGGTTCCTTGTGCATCGTGCTGTGGCCGTGGACCGCCTCATGGTCGATTCCCTTGGCGATCTCGCGAAGCTCGGTTACGTTCTTCGCCGCGAGTTCCTCGTACGTGTAAGCCATCGATCTCCTCCGAAACGATGCGCATCCGTCGATTGCGGGGCGTTCGGACCGGCGACCGCCCCTTCTTCGCCCTTTGTATCACGAAACGTCCGCGGCGGCCAGTGAAAGCGCTCGCGCCCTCGATCAGCTTTCCGATTCCGGAAGCTGCACGACCTCGATGCCCGACCCTTCGAGGATGGCGATCGACTCGGCGTTCCGGTACTCGCGCGCGTAGTAGATTCTCGTGACGCCGCCGAGGTTGATCAGCCGCTTCGCGCACATCACGCACGGAAGG carries:
- a CDS encoding 23S rRNA (cytosine(1962)-C(5))-methyltransferase RlmI (SAM-dependent;catalyzes the methylation of cytosine at position 1962 of the 23S rRNA), with the translated sequence MPSLILKPTGRKALLRRHPWIFSGAVGAVEGSPSAGETADVLGENRALLARAAFSPRSQIAARVWTFDPNETVGPAFFRARIERAAAFRRTILDHSMVNAYRVVNAEADGLPGLVVDRYDAFLVCQFASAGVECWKEEIVKALGEILAPEGIYERSDVLSRAKEGLEPAVGVLAGREPPDRIEVREGPNRFLVDVKAGQKTGFYLDQRENGEVVSRFARDAEVLNAFA